In Bos taurus isolate L1 Dominette 01449 registration number 42190680 breed Hereford chromosome 10, ARS-UCD2.0, whole genome shotgun sequence, the genomic window tttcccagtagtcatgtatggatgtgagagttggactataaacaaagctgaatactgaagaattgatgcttttgaactgtggtgttggagaaggctcttgagagttccttgaactgcaaggagatcaaatccgtccatcctgaaggagatcagtcctgaatgttcattggaaggactgatgttgaagctgaaactccaatactttggctacctgatgcgaaaaggtagccatttgaaaagaccctgatgctgggaaagattgaaggcaggaggagaaggggacgacagaggatgagatggttggatggcatcacccacttgatggacatgggtttgagcaagctctgggagttggtgaggttcagggaagcctggtgtgctgcagtccatggggtcgcaaagagtcggatacgactgagcgactgaactgaactgaacttggatgCTAAACCCAAGCAGGCTAGGATAAGACAGTGAGCAGTGGCCTAGTAATAGCATTTGTGGGAAGATCCATGGGTTTAtttgattctgatttttttttttaatatagaaaaccTAAATTTATTTGTTAAGCTATCACAAAGACAAAACAATTTTCTGAAATACTTTGAGAACTTTATCCCAATTCTGCTTGTTCTTTTACAGAAACTGACCTGAGAGGCTGGCAATGAAAGGATACAACCTACACAGTTATAACAGAACAGACTAGATGAAACATGGTGAAAGGAGCAAAGGCTAGGCAGGAGCACTTGTGTTAGTGGTAATACGTGTGGCTGGGCTGTTTCTGAAGAGGCTCCCTAGAGTTAACTGATCTGGGTCCCCAGTTAGTAAAAAGACCTTTATCCCTGTGGAAAGTGCAGAGATTAGGATTTCTCCGAgacctctgtttttcttttttaaggagtTAAGGGTATCCTTAGACCCTAAGGAGTATAGCTTAGATTCAGCCTCTCTTTCCCACACAGTCTACCTACACCTTCAAATGCCAGCTCATTTCCACCACATAGTCCTGCTAGGTTTTGAGGATGCATATAGTGAAGGTGGGACTCACAGGCCTACTCAGATGGTACACCTAGACACAACGGTGTGGGGTAAATCATAAACTACAAATACCTTTCTGGTTAAGTTAATTCACCTTTGTTAATAATGGTCATAGTTTCTTGTGCGGGTGACAGCTTCTTGTCTCAGTATACTCTGTCTCAAGAAAGAACTGGTTCAGGTAagttttggagaaagaaaaaagactttcATCAACACCCACTCCACAGTGGAAGAGGCACCAAGTTCTCTCCTACAGTTATGAGCAGAATCCTAAAGCAGCATCCATCATTTTCAGTGATCAACATCTGCACCCTCAAACTGTCCAGCAACTGTTGGTGTAGTATCTACCTCCATCCCATCTTCATAATCTCTTATTGAATCTTCTGTCCAGACTCCAGCCATGTTATACTGGCTGCTCACAGACTGAGAAAGCATTCCTTCCAATCTCTCCAGTGTGGCTTGGCCTTCTGCTTTTAAATGGGATAATCCTTCTTCATAGGTATAAAATGTAGGGATGTCCCTCTGCCCTTGTTCATGGGCTTCCACATCATATTCGTCTCCATCGTAATCATCTGAATCTTCATCCTCAGGATCTGGATGCAAAGCCTGGCATTTACACATTGCAATGAACATTGCCTCCAACGCTGATTTATGCCTAGGCACAAATCTAAATTCAGAAATTGGTTCAATGTCATCATCACTATCTTCCTCTTCTTCATTAGCAACCGATTCTTTTGATTCTTCTCCAAATTTGGCATTCACCATAACATACAGATGCTCTCGTGGATAGGCGTTTAGGTCCCTGGATACTGCATGCAAACTAATGGCGGGGTGTTCCAGGGAGAATCCCAATCCAGAGCCATCTAACCAAGACAGGCGGCTTTCAGCGATGTAAAGGGTGCCGGTGCCGAGGCCCTTCCCGTTCAGCACAGCCTCGGTGTCTGGTTGCTGCTGCCGTAGGCCCTCAGCCGACCCAGGCGGCGGGAAACTTCTGAGGAAGCTCATTACTGCGAGGAGCGCTGAGACACTGGCCAGGAGCTGGCTGAGGCACTGCAAACCCTTCGCCGCGTCCCtgattctgatttttattttcaacaggaGTAAATACTGTACAgagtcccccaccccacccccagacctCACGTGATTGTAGACTGCATTGTTAGACACATGTTTTGGTAAAGGGACACGACAGTGCTGTTTGATTCTGTGCTGGTTAAGTGACAAGGAAGCATTGTGTTTGGAGCCACTGGAGCATGTTCAGAGGAAAACCAGCACGATGGTGAAGGGACTAGAGATCCCCCCCCTCAACCCACCGCAGCCACTCCGCATTCCCATCATCAACACCACCATCTGCTAGTTCTTACAGCTCATTCTTCACCACACCCTACACAGCAGACATTATCATTCCCATTTACACAGGAGGAACCCGAGGCTCAGGGATTCATGCTATTTGTCCCTGGTTCTACAATTTGCATGAGGGAAAATTGATACCCAAAGTCCATGCTCTTTTTACTCCTCACTGCCTCCCAAACCTCCCATCTAAGGGACTGCTGGGGGATCTGGGGACCCCTAAGTTTTGGTCGGCCCCCTATCCTCACCAAGGATCTGGTCACTTTGTTCCTGTTATACTCTCCTGTCTCTGTTTCAGCTAGAT contains:
- the LOC101904602 gene encoding methylosome subunit pICln-like; its protein translation is MSFLRSFPPPGSAEGLRQQQPDTEAVLNGKGLGTGTLYIAESRLSWLDGSGLGFSLEHPAISLHAVSRDLNAYPREHLYVMVNAKFGEESKESVANEEEEDSDDDIEPISEFRFVPRHKSALEAMFIAMCKCQALHPDPEDEDSDDYDGDEYDVEAHEQGQRDIPTFYTYEEGLSHLKAEGQATLERLEGMLSQSVSSQYNMAGVWTEDSIRDYEDGMEVDTTPTVAGQFEGADVDH